In Sphingopyxis sp. FD7, a single window of DNA contains:
- a CDS encoding S24 family peptidase encodes MIDPVHDPRAALDRLLSEKGVDYARLSQVIGRNPAYIQQYIKRGSPRRLAEQDRARIAAYLGVSEAMLGGPVARVATPARSRGPGMILVPKLAIGASAGAGASVDGEPVEGEVAFDPKWLRDLGADPRALSIIRVEGDSMAPTLDDGDDILVDGSDAAARLRDGIYVLRMDDVLMVKRIARAPGPGRVSVISDNPHYRSWDDLPLSAIRIVGRVVWTGRRVR; translated from the coding sequence ATGATCGACCCAGTTCACGACCCGCGCGCGGCGCTCGACCGGCTATTGTCGGAAAAGGGCGTCGATTATGCGCGCCTGTCGCAGGTGATCGGGCGCAACCCGGCCTATATTCAGCAATATATCAAGCGCGGTTCGCCGCGGCGGCTGGCCGAACAGGATCGCGCGCGCATCGCCGCCTATCTGGGGGTGTCCGAAGCGATGCTGGGTGGGCCGGTGGCGCGTGTCGCGACCCCGGCGCGGAGTCGCGGGCCGGGGATGATCCTGGTGCCCAAGCTGGCGATCGGGGCGTCGGCGGGCGCGGGCGCGAGCGTCGATGGCGAGCCGGTCGAGGGCGAGGTCGCCTTCGATCCCAAATGGCTGCGCGACCTTGGCGCCGATCCGCGCGCGCTCAGCATCATCCGCGTCGAAGGCGATTCGATGGCGCCGACGCTCGACGACGGCGACGACATATTGGTCGACGGCAGCGACGCGGCGGCGCGGCTGCGCGACGGCATTTACGTGCTGCGCATGGACGATGTGCTGATGGTCAAGCGGATCGCGCGCGCGCCGGGGCCGGGGCGCGTATCGGTGATCAGCGACAATCCGCATTATCGCAGCTGGGACGATCTGCCGCTGTCGGCGATCCGGATCGTCGGGCGCGTCGTGTGGACGGGACGGCGGGTGCGGTAG